In a genomic window of Blattabacterium cuenoti:
- the hisC gene encoding histidinol-phosphate transaminase, translating to MNKFNLNSLIRNNILKLDPYISARNEHHKEKNYIFLDANENSFGSPLSFFNSYNRYPDPLQKELKEKISDLKNISPSHIFLGNGSDEIIDLVYRIFSRPGIDHAIVFPPTYGMYEVSGKIHGVDIIKIFLTKENYQLNLDKLEKIVNSNSKIIFICSPNNPTGNDLIRKDIENITKKFKGIVVLDEAYIDFSHQKSLSIEIDKYPNLIILQTLSKSWGLAGLRIGIAIASVDIIQWMNKIKYPYNISLLSQEIAIKALENRDLFFFHLKNIISEREYMQESLKKIPIIQKVYPSSANFLLTKINFSSKSLYQHLIKKKIVVRDRSKIILCNNCLRITVGTHEENEFLIKQIREYSILKNII from the coding sequence ATGAATAAATTTAATTTAAATTCCCTAATTAGGAATAATATTTTGAAACTAGACCCTTATATATCTGCTAGAAATGAGCATCATAAAGAAAAAAATTATATTTTTTTGGATGCTAACGAAAATTCTTTTGGTTCTCCTTTATCTTTTTTTAATTCTTATAATAGATATCCGGATCCTTTACAAAAAGAATTAAAAGAAAAAATATCAGATTTAAAAAATATTTCTCCATCTCATATATTTTTAGGAAATGGAAGTGATGAAATTATTGATTTAGTTTATCGTATTTTTTCTCGTCCAGGAATAGATCATGCGATTGTTTTTCCTCCTACTTATGGTATGTATGAAGTTAGTGGAAAAATTCATGGAGTAGATATAATTAAAATTTTTCTCACAAAAGAAAATTATCAATTAAACTTGGATAAGTTAGAGAAGATTGTGAATTCAAATAGTAAAATTATTTTTATTTGTTCTCCCAATAATCCTACTGGAAATGATCTAATAAGAAAAGATATAGAAAACATAACAAAAAAATTTAAAGGAATTGTTGTTTTAGATGAAGCATACATAGATTTTTCACATCAAAAATCCCTATCAATAGAAATTGATAAATATCCAAATTTAATTATTTTACAAACACTTTCTAAATCTTGGGGGTTAGCAGGATTAAGAATAGGAATAGCTATTGCTTCTGTAGATATTATTCAATGGATGAATAAGATAAAATATCCTTATAATATCAGTCTTCTTTCTCAAGAAATTGCTATTAAAGCATTAGAAAATAGAGATTTATTTTTTTTTCATTTAAAAAATATTATTTCGGAAAGAGAATATATGCAAGAATCTTTAAAAAAAATTCCTATTATACAAAAAGTCTATCCTAGTTCCGCTAATTTTTTATTAACTAAAATAAATTTTTCTTCAAAAAGTCTTTATCAACATCTAATAAAAAAGAAAATTGTTGTTAGAGATCGTTCCAAAATCATTTTATGTAATAATTGTTTAAGAATTACAGTAGGAACTCATGAAGAAAATGAGTTTTTAATCAAACAGATTCGAGAATATTCCATTCTAAAAAATATAATATAA
- the hisG gene encoding ATP phosphoribosyltransferase, whose protein sequence is MEKLKIAIQKSGRLYEDSIKLLKDCSIEVNIGIDKLKTTALNFPLEILFLRDDDIPQYLEDGVADIGIVGKNVLLEKRKKIRIKETLGFGKCRLSIAVPKSLSYNDINDLDGKRIATSYPFLVREFFEKRYISADIHEISGAVEIAPGIGLADCICDLVSSGSTLFMNGLKEVETVLQSEAVLASSLDLGSQQNIIMEKLLFRIRAVKKSKNNKYILLNVSNEKLEKIISYLPGIKSPVILPLANSECSSVHSVVNENDFWGIIENLKALGAQDILVLPIEKIIL, encoded by the coding sequence ATGGAGAAACTTAAAATAGCTATTCAAAAATCGGGTCGTCTTTATGAAGATTCTATCAAACTACTGAAAGATTGCAGCATCGAAGTTAATATTGGGATAGATAAGTTAAAAACAACGGCTCTTAATTTTCCACTAGAAATACTTTTTCTTAGAGATGATGATATTCCTCAATATTTGGAAGACGGAGTTGCCGATATAGGAATTGTAGGTAAAAATGTTCTTTTAGAAAAAAGAAAAAAAATAAGAATAAAAGAAACTTTAGGATTTGGAAAATGTAGGCTTTCCATAGCCGTTCCTAAATCTTTATCTTATAACGATATTAATGATTTGGATGGAAAACGTATTGCTACAAGTTATCCTTTTTTAGTTAGAGAATTTTTTGAAAAAAGATATATAAGTGCAGATATTCACGAAATATCTGGAGCGGTTGAAATTGCACCTGGAATAGGTTTAGCAGATTGTATTTGTGATTTGGTAAGTAGCGGTTCTACACTTTTTATGAACGGATTGAAAGAAGTTGAAACTGTTCTTCAATCTGAAGCTGTATTAGCTTCGAGTTTAGATTTAGGATCTCAACAAAATATTATAATGGAAAAATTATTATTTCGAATTAGAGCTGTAAAAAAATCCAAAAATAATAAATATATTCTATTAAATGTTTCTAATGAAAAATTGGAAAAAATAATCTCTTATCTCCCAGGAATTAAAAGTCCAGTTATTCTTCCTTTAGCAAATTCAGAATGTAGTTCTGTACATTCTGTTGTGAATGAAAATGATTTTTGGGGGATAATAGAAAATTTAAAAGCTCTCGGAGCTCAAGATATATTAGTGCTTCCTATAGAAAAAATTATACTATAA
- the hisD gene encoding histidinol dehydrogenase, whose translation MDMIQVYIHPAYETWRSISNRNSKNIFHYKNLVTSIIDNVKIYGDTALKVYTIKYDHVDNIKDIQVTEKDLDKACMKISNDLKKSIEIAYQNIKSFHKKQIHEEKPIETLKGVFCWRKIIPIEKIGFYIPGGTAPLLSTVLMLGVPGKLSGCKNIILCSPPNKNGEIHPAILYTAKYIGIKNIYKVGGAQAIAAMAYGTETIPSVYKIFGPGNSYVTIAKQILFQKGIVSIDMPAGPSEVAIMADNTANPEYVASDLLSQSEHDKESYIILVTTNNLDWIGKVKKELKKQFLNTYNNRKNIIEKSLKNSKIIILSSLEECLKLINLIAPEHFIINCKDASYWADKVINSGSVFLGNYSPVSAGDYASGTNHVLPTYGYAKFYSGISIDSFVKKITFQKISKKGLKNLSECINILSSEEGLLAHKKSINIRLRNEF comes from the coding sequence ATGGATATGATTCAAGTATATATTCATCCAGCATATGAAACATGGAGATCTATTTCGAATAGAAATTCGAAAAATATTTTTCATTATAAAAACTTAGTAACATCTATTATTGACAATGTTAAAATTTATGGAGATACAGCTTTAAAAGTTTATACAATAAAATATGATCATGTAGATAATATAAAAGATATTCAGGTGACAGAAAAAGATTTAGATAAAGCTTGTATGAAAATTTCGAATGATTTAAAAAAATCTATTGAGATTGCATATCAAAATATAAAATCTTTCCATAAAAAACAAATACATGAGGAAAAACCAATAGAAACTTTAAAAGGAGTATTTTGTTGGAGAAAAATTATTCCAATCGAAAAAATTGGTTTTTATATCCCGGGAGGGACCGCTCCTTTATTATCCACTGTACTGATGTTAGGAGTTCCTGGAAAGTTATCAGGATGTAAAAATATTATTTTATGTAGTCCCCCAAATAAAAACGGAGAAATTCATCCAGCTATTTTATATACGGCTAAGTATATAGGGATTAAAAATATATATAAAGTAGGAGGAGCCCAAGCTATTGCTGCTATGGCTTATGGAACAGAAACCATTCCTTCTGTATACAAAATATTTGGTCCAGGAAATTCTTATGTAACAATAGCTAAACAAATTCTATTTCAAAAAGGGATAGTATCTATAGATATGCCTGCTGGACCTTCTGAAGTAGCAATTATGGCAGATAATACAGCAAATCCAGAATATGTTGCTTCTGATTTGTTATCTCAATCAGAACATGATAAAGAAAGTTATATTATTTTAGTTACTACTAATAATCTAGATTGGATAGGAAAAGTTAAAAAAGAATTAAAAAAACAATTTTTAAATACTTACAATAATAGAAAAAATATTATTGAAAAATCTTTGAAAAATAGTAAAATAATCATTCTATCTTCTTTGGAAGAATGTTTGAAATTAATAAATCTAATTGCTCCAGAACATTTTATTATAAATTGTAAAGATGCTTCTTATTGGGCTGATAAGGTAATAAATTCTGGATCTGTTTTTTTAGGGAATTATTCTCCAGTTAGTGCAGGAGATTATGCTTCTGGAACTAATCATGTTCTTCCTACCTATGGTTATGCTAAATTTTATAGTGGAATATCTATAGATAGTTTTGTTAAGAAAATCACTTTTCAAAAAATATCTAAAAAAGGATTAAAAAATTTATCAGAATGTATCAATATTTTATCTTCTGAAGAAGGTTTACTTGCACATAAAAAATCTATTAATATTCGATTAAGAAATGAGTTTTAA
- the hisB gene encoding bifunctional histidinol-phosphatase/imidazoleglycerol-phosphate dehydratase HisB, with amino-acid sequence MKKILFIDRDGTIIQENPPTYQIDSIDKINFYPKVIFFLSKIVQELNYDLVMVSNQDGLGTEKFPDNIFFPIHNHILNILKNEGINFISVHIDKTFPKDKSPNRKPGIGMLKKYLKSDCYNISKSFVIGDRLTDVLLAKNLGCKSIWIKDSHHYKNLTKEEENYYSNIDEKNLKKIISLKTNSWKKIYEYLLSIKTKKFVYQRTTLETDVKISISPYGKGRCHIKTGIGFFDHLLQQIAFHGSIDLNIQIKGDLHLDDHHTIEDTAIALGEIFCQSLEDKRGIERYGFYSLPMDESLATIALDIGGRSQLCWKVKFFREKIGKISTEMFSHFFQSFSLSAKCNLHIHAIGKNDHHKIESIFKCFGRTLKMAIQRNYSDKIPSTKGKL; translated from the coding sequence ATGAAAAAAATATTATTCATTGATAGGGATGGAACAATTATACAAGAGAATCCTCCCACTTATCAAATTGATTCTATTGATAAAATCAACTTTTATCCAAAAGTTATATTTTTTCTATCAAAAATAGTTCAAGAACTAAACTATGATTTAGTTATGGTATCTAACCAGGATGGATTAGGAACAGAGAAATTTCCTGATAATATTTTTTTTCCTATACATAATCACATATTAAATATTTTAAAAAATGAAGGAATTAATTTTATTTCTGTTCATATAGATAAAACTTTTCCAAAAGATAAATCACCCAATAGAAAACCGGGTATAGGAATGCTAAAAAAATATTTAAAATCAGATTGTTATAATATATCCAAATCATTTGTAATTGGAGATAGATTAACAGATGTTTTATTAGCTAAAAATTTAGGATGTAAATCTATATGGATAAAAGATAGTCATCATTATAAAAATTTAACAAAAGAAGAAGAAAATTATTATTCTAATATAGATGAAAAAAACCTGAAAAAAATAATATCTTTAAAAACTAATAGTTGGAAAAAAATTTATGAATATTTATTATCCATAAAAACTAAAAAATTTGTTTATCAACGAACAACATTAGAAACAGATGTTAAAATTTCTATTTCTCCTTATGGAAAAGGAAGATGCCATATTAAAACAGGAATTGGATTTTTTGATCATCTTTTACAACAGATAGCATTTCATGGTTCTATAGATTTGAATATTCAGATAAAAGGAGATCTTCACTTAGATGATCACCATACTATAGAAGATACGGCTATTGCTTTAGGTGAAATTTTTTGTCAATCTTTAGAAGATAAAAGAGGAATAGAACGTTATGGATTTTATTCTCTTCCTATGGATGAGAGTTTGGCTACAATTGCATTAGATATTGGTGGAAGAAGTCAATTATGTTGGAAAGTAAAATTTTTTAGGGAAAAAATAGGTAAAATTTCTACTGAAATGTTTTCACATTTTTTTCAATCTTTTTCTTTATCTGCTAAATGTAATTTACATATTCATGCAATAGGGAAGAATGATCATCATAAAATAGAATCTATTTTTAAATGTTTTGGAAGAACTCTTAAAATGGCAATACAAAGGAACTATTCAGATAAAATACCCAGTACCAAGGGTAAATTGTAA